The DNA region ATGGTCGGGATATTTAAGAATCTCGGAGCGGATCGATCCGACAAGCTCCGTCATGTTCGTTCCCCCGGTGAGATCCACCCTTCCTACGCTTCCAGCGAAAACAGTGTCTCCAGCTATTATTGATTCTCCGAAAACAAAACATATATGCCCCCAGGTATGTCCCGGAACAAGGAGTATCTCTCCCCTGAGATTCCCCACAGAAAGAGTTTCTCCTTCTTTCACGTAACCATCTACCTCAGGGACTTCGACAAAGTCAAATCCGGGGAACCTCATCTTCGCCTCGGGAAGCAAATCAAGGACGGGTTGTTCTTTTTCGTGTATGTAAAAGGGTATGCCAAGCATTTTCTTGAAAGCCTCGACACCGGCCACGTGATCCAAGTGCGTGTGGGTATTAACTATTTTTTTTACCTCGAGCCCTGATTTTTCGATTTCCTCGGATATCTCCGCTATCTGCTCTCCGGGATCAACGAGCATAGCCTCGTTCGTATCTTCATCCCCTATGATGTAACAGTTTTCAATGAATATCCCGCCCGGGATGCATTTTATTATCAATCTGATCTCCTTTGAGTTCTGTTTATACGAAAATCGATGAATCCGCCCTCGGGTGGAAGCCACTTGAATTCAACCGATTCGACCTTTGCGCGGGGCGGTCCTTCTCCGCACCACTCAATCAGCTTTTCGAGATTCTCGGTCGTTCCTTCAGCGACTATTCTGACGTTTCCATCCATGAGGTTCTCGACATGTCCCTTAATGCCAAGCTCAGTCGCTGTTTGGGCCGTCGAGACTCTGAAGAAAACTCCCTGTACCCTTCCCTTTACCAGGATAACGGCTCTTCGTTCCATCCGATTCTTCCAGACTACCGAAAGCCTCTGTCAGTGTCAATGAACGTAGAGATTCGGGACTTTAAAGTAAGCACCGGAGCAGGAGAAAAGGGTTTGCGCGGCGTTGACAGGGAAAAAGGCAAAATGTATTTTCTTTCCTTAATGAGTGAGTACCGAGCCCATTTCAGATGCATAGACGAGAATTGCTCTGAAACCTATCCCATCGACGAAATTATTTACAGGTGCAAGAAGTGCGACAATCTTCTTGACGTTCAGCACGACATGGAAACTCTGGGGCAAAAAACGCCCGAGCAATGGAAAGAGCTTTTTGACAGCAGGTACAGAAAGCAGGTCTGGCCTTTCGGAAGCGGCGTCTGGGGGAAAAAGGAGTGGGTTATGCCCTCAATCGAAAACGAGAAAATAGTTTCAATGTACGAGGGGTGCACGAACCTTTTCTGGGCCGAGAGGTTCGGAAAACAGGTAGGCGCTGAAGATCTCTGGATAAAGATGTGTGGCAACAGCCACACGGGATCCTTCAAGGATCTGGGGATGACCGTGCTCGTATCGGCCGTAAACCAGATGATAAGCGACAACGTGAGCATCCCGGCGGTAGCCTGCGCCTCAACTGGGGATACATCGGCTGCTTTGGCCGCCTACTGCGCGTCTGCAGGCATTCCTTCAATAGTCTTTCTCCCCAAAGACAAGGTATCCATTGCCCAGCTGATCCAGCCTATATCGAACGGATCTCTGGTTCTCTCTCTGGATACGGACTTTGACGGCTGCATGGAGATGGTCCAGAGAATAACCAGCGAGCATAACATTTATCTTGCAAATTCGATCAACTCCCTGCGCATAGAGGGACAGAAAACTATAAGCATAGAACTTTGCCAGCAGTTTGACTGGGAGGTCCCGGACTGGGTAATAATTCCAGGCGGCAACCTAGGCAACGTGTCCGCGCTCGGGAAGGGATTCCTGATGATGTATGAGCTCGGCGTCATAAAAAAACTTCCGAGAATAGTTTGTGCGCAGGCACAGAACGCAAACCCTCTTTACCTGAGCTATCTTAAGGGATTTGAAGAATTTACCCCCGTAACAGCGAAAAAAACCCTCGCAAATGCCATACAGATCGGAAACCCGGTAAGCATCAACAAGGCAATTTCGATCCTAAGGCGATTTGACGGAGTTGTGGAGCAGGCATCGGAAAACGAACTTTCCCATGCCTCGGCAATGGCGGACAGAACAGGCACGTTTAACTGCCCGCACACAGGAGTTGCACTCGCGGTGTTTTTGAAACTGCTTGAGAAAAAGGTTCTTTCTCCCAAGGAGAAAATAGTGGTGGTTTCCACAGCTCACGGGCTTAAATTCGTTGAGTTCAAAGCCGGCTACCATAGGTCCGTTCTTGAAGGGATATCTTCTGAGCTAAGCAATGTTCCGGTGGAACTTCCAAACGATTACAAGGCCGTAAAAAACGCAATACAAAGCAGAATTCCGGTCCAGTAGTCACCATAAGAGTCATTCGGCAATCTGGATAATCCCTTGTTCTCAGCCGCTATCAACAATGTCTGTTCGGATGGCTGAGGCTTTTTCCGAAGCCCGGAACCTCCACCATTCCCAAGCGAGAAGAACCCACGCGGGCGCAAACTCTATCCATATCACCGCGTTCCCGAATATTCCACCTTCCTCCGGGTGAGAGGGAAAATAGTACTGAAGGTAATAAAGCGGGAGCAGTGCGGTTAAAGCAAGGAACCCCGGGCTTGGAGCTATGCAGAGAAACGGAAGAAGCCACGTGTAGTACCAAGGAAACTGTGCCGGGATCAACAGAAACACACCTCCAATTATGA from Candidatus Dadabacteria bacterium includes:
- a CDS encoding MBL fold metallo-hydrolase is translated as MIIKCIPGGIFIENCYIIGDEDTNEAMLVDPGEQIAEISEEIEKSGLEVKKIVNTHTHLDHVAGVEAFKKMLGIPFYIHEKEQPVLDLLPEAKMRFPGFDFVEVPEVDGYVKEGETLSVGNLRGEILLVPGHTWGHICFVFGESIIAGDTVFAGSVGRVDLTGGTNMTELVGSIRSEILKYPDHYEIHPGHGPQTTVGIEKRTNPFLVGTFAL
- a CDS encoding acylphosphatase; its protein translation is MERRAVILVKGRVQGVFFRVSTAQTATELGIKGHVENLMDGNVRIVAEGTTENLEKLIEWCGEGPPRAKVESVEFKWLPPEGGFIDFRINRTQRRSD
- the thrC gene encoding threonine synthase, whose amino-acid sequence is MSEYRAHFRCIDENCSETYPIDEIIYRCKKCDNLLDVQHDMETLGQKTPEQWKELFDSRYRKQVWPFGSGVWGKKEWVMPSIENEKIVSMYEGCTNLFWAERFGKQVGAEDLWIKMCGNSHTGSFKDLGMTVLVSAVNQMISDNVSIPAVACASTGDTSAALAAYCASAGIPSIVFLPKDKVSIAQLIQPISNGSLVLSLDTDFDGCMEMVQRITSEHNIYLANSINSLRIEGQKTISIELCQQFDWEVPDWVIIPGGNLGNVSALGKGFLMMYELGVIKKLPRIVCAQAQNANPLYLSYLKGFEEFTPVTAKKTLANAIQIGNPVSINKAISILRRFDGVVEQASENELSHASAMADRTGTFNCPHTGVALAVFLKLLEKKVLSPKEKIVVVSTAHGLKFVEFKAGYHRSVLEGISSELSNVPVELPNDYKAVKNAIQSRIPVQ